The DNA segment ACAACGATCTGCCACTGTTGCACAAGGTGAGTCATCCGGTAGCCGTCGATCCGGATGACACCCTGCGCGCGACTGCCCTCGCCGCCGGCTGGCCTGTGATCAGCCTGAGAAGTTGAGCCGTTCCGGTATCATGGCCGCCTCTTTTTAATGCAACTCCTCCTTCCCACATGATTCGCAAGTTGTTGCGCCGCGTTTTCCGCCGCGATGTCGCCTCGCCCGGCCGTCCGGTCGTAATCCCACTGTCCCGTCACGGCATTCGCCGCGACCATGTCTCGTCGGCGGCGCGCCGCACTTGCGAAGGACTGCAACAGGCCGGCTTCAAGGCCTATGTCGTCGGTGGCGCGGTACGCGACCTGATCGCCGGCATTGAACCCAAGGATTATGACGTTGCCACCAATGCCACGCCAGACCAGGTGCGCGGCCTGTTCCGGCGCTCGCGCATCATAGGCCGCCGCTTCCAGATCGTGCATGTGATGTTCGGCCCCGAGACCATCGAGGTATCCACCTTCCGCGCCGCCCATGACGAGGACACGCTTAAGGATGAACATGGCCGCGTGCTGCGCGACAACGTCTGGGGCAACATCGCCGACGACGCGGCGCGGCGCGATTTCACGGTGAATGCGCTGTATTACGATCCGGCGGCCGAGACTGTGATCGATTATCACCATGGTGTCGCCGACCTCAAGGCGAAAACGCTGCGCATGATCGGCGACCCGAAAACGCGCTATCGCGAGGATCCGGTGCGCATGCTGCGCGCCATGCGGCTTTCGGCCAAGCTTGGTCTCAGCCTCGACCCCGCCGTGCGCGCACCGATCCGCGAGATGGCCGATCTGATCGAGAACGTGCCACCGGCGCGGGTGTTCGATGAAATGCTCAAACTGCTGTTCTCGGGTCATGCCGTGGAATGCGTCAAGCGTCTGCGCGCAGACGGCCTGCACCACGGTCTGCTGCCGCTGCTCGACGTGATTCTCGAACAGCCGCTGGGCGAAAAGTTTGTGATGCTTTCTCTTGAAAGTACGGATGACCGCATCCGTGCCGGCAAGACCACTTCGCCTGGCTTCCTCTTCGCCACCCTGCTCTGGCACGAGGTGCTCGCCAATTGGCAAGCGCGCAAGGCCAAAGCTGAAACACCGATACCTGCACTCCATGATGCAATGGACGAGGTACTTGACCAGCAGGGTGAAAAGCTTGCCATCACGCGCCGCATCGCCGGCGACATCAAGGACATCTGGGCGCTGCAACCGCGTTTCGACAAGCGCAGCGGCAAGTCGCCCTGGCGCCTGGTCGATCAACCGCGCTTCCGTGCCGGTTATGATTTTCTGGTGCTGCGCGCGCAAAGCGGAGAGATTCCCCAGGAGCTGGCCGATTGGTGGACCGAATTCCAGGATGCCAGCCACGAACGCCGCACAGCCATGCTGCTGACCGATACCGCAGCGAAAAAACCGCGTCGGCGCAAGCCGCGCAGCAAAGGCAACAATGCGACCACCAATGACAATCCGGTGACGCACGCCGGGCCGACAGGAGACAATGGCCAATGACGCGCGCCTATATCGCATTGGGCGCCAACCTCGGCGACCCTGTCGCCACGGTGCGTGCCGCCATCGAAGCCCTGCGCGATCTGCCACATAGCCAGTTGCTTGCCGTATCGTCGCTGTATCGCACGGCGCCGGTCGGCCTGCGCAATCAGCCCGACTTCATTAATGCCGTCATATCCGTCGAGACGCAACTTGATGCACGAGAACTGCTCGATGAACTGTTCGTCATCGAGGCGCGCTTCGGCCGCCATCGCAGCGTGCCCAATGCGCCGCGCACATTGGATCTCGATCTGCTGCTGCATGGCGAAACCGTGAGCCACGATCTCCAATTGACGCTGCCCCACCCGCGCATGCACGAGCGCGCCTTCGTGCTTGCACCGCTCGTGGAAATTGCGCCCGATATCACAATACCCGGTCGCGGCCTGATTCAAATCTGGCTGGCCCGCTGCACGGATCAGCAGATCGAAGTCCTGAGCGTGACGGCATGACCCAGCTTCTTTTGTCCATGCCGGTATTGCTGCAAACCGCCCTCCTGCTCATGCTGTCGAATGTTTTCATGACATTTGCCTGGTATGCGCATTTGAAAAATCTCGGCGGCAAGGCTTGGTGGATTGCTGCACTGGCCTCGTGGGGCATTGCATTGTTCGAATACCTGCTGCAGGTACCCGCCAACCGCATCGGCCACAGCGAACTTTCGCTCGGCCAACTCAAGATCCTGCAGGAAGTCATCACGCTGACCGTGTTCGTGCCGTTCGTTCTGCTCTATATGCGTGAGCCGCTCAAGCTCGACTATCTGTGGGCGGGACTGTGCATTCTGGGAGCTGTTTACTTTATTTTCCGTAGCAATGCTTAACCACATTTCCACAATTTATCGGCCCGCCCAAAGGGGAATGGTTGGGCCCATTCCCCTCTCCCGTCCCAAGGCTCGCCCTGCATGGCTCGCCCGTCTCGGCGGCGCAAAGCGGTGCTTTGCGAATTCCCGCCTCAATCCCCCAGGGCAGGGGCGACTTATCTGCGCCCGCGTTGCGGGCGAAAGGTATATTGTTGTTTTCGCTCACGACGGAGCAAGCTTATGACCTACCTGGCCAGCAACAAGCCAATCACACTGCCCGAATTCGCGCGCATGAAGCGCGAGGGCGAGAAGATAGCGATGCTCACCGGCTATGACGCCAGCTTTGCCGCGCTCGAAGACCGCTGCGGCGTGGACGTCATTCTGGTCGGCGATTCGCTCGGCAACGTCATCCAGGGCAAAACCTCGACGCTGCCGGTGACGATGGAACACATGGTCTATCACACCGAATGCGTTGCCCATCAGGCGCTACGGCCGATGGTGGTAAGCGATCTGCCTTTCGGCGCCTATCACGAGTCGCAGGAGCAGGCAATCCGCAATGCCGGCCGCCTGCTCGCTGTCGGCGCGGAAATGGTCAAGCTCGAAGGCGGCGAGGTCATGGCCGAGACGGTGCATTTCCTCACCGCGCGCGGCGTGCCGGTCTGCGCCCACATCGGCCTCACGCCGCAGTCGGTACATGCGCTTGGCGGCTACCGGGTGCAGGGCCGCGACGAGGCCGGCGCAGCGCGGATGAAGAATGACGCGCTCGTCCTCGAACAGGCCGGAGCGGCATTGATGGTGCTGGAGATGGTGCCCGCGGCGCTGGCCGGCGAAATATCAAAAATGCTTACTGCCTGCGCCACCATCGGTATCGGCGCCGGCAAGGACTGCGACGGCCAGGTGCTGGTGCTCTATGACATGCTGGGGCTATACCCCGGCAAGAAGGGCCGCTTCGTCAAGGATTTCATGGCCGAGGCGCAAAGCATCGAAGGCGCTGTCAGCGCCTATGTCAGGGCCGTCAAGGACGGCAGTTTCCCCACTCCCGAACACTCCTACTGATGCAAGTTCACGACACCATCGCCGCGCTGCGCGCAGCGCGCAAGTCCGCCCGCCGCGTTGCCCTGGTGCCGACCATGGGCAATCTGCACGAAGGCCACATCGCACTGATGAAACAGGCACGCGAACATGCCGACACGGTGATCGCCACCATTTTCGTCAATCGTCTGCAATTCCGCCCCGGCGAGGATTTCGACAAATATCCGCGTACTTTCCAGGCCGATTGCGAAAAACTCAAGGCGGCCGGTGTCGATCATCTGTTCGCACCGAACGAAGCCGAGATGTACCCCGAGCCGCAGGGCTACCATGTTCATCCCCCCGCTGCCCAGGCCGACATCCTCGACGGTGAATTCCGCCCCGGCCATTTTGTAGGGGTTGCCACAGTCGTGATGAAGCTGTTCCAGATCGCGCAACCTGATGTCGCGCTGTTCGGCAAAAAGGATTATCAGCAGTTGATGATCCTCCGCAATATGGCGCGTGAATTGAATCTGCCGATTGAAGTCATCGCAGGCGAAACTATTCGCGCGGCTGACGGCCTCGCCTTATCCTCACGCAATGGTTATCTTTCGGCAAAAGAGCGTGCCGAAGCCCCAAAATTATTTGAGGCCTTAACTAAAGTTATAGAAAAAATCCGTGGCGGAAATCACGATTTTCCGCAGCTGGAGCGGGATTCAATCGAGTTTTTGAGGTCAAGAAACTGGCTGCCGGATTATGTTGCAGTACGCAAAAAAAGTGATTTACAATTGCCGACCGCTCACGAATCCGGATTGGTGGTGTTGGCCGCGGCGCGTTTGGGTAGCACGCGCCTCATCGACAATCTGGAAGTTTAGGACACCGCGATGCGCTCAGGCCGGCGATGTCCAGCAGCAGTGAAGCAACAGAGGAGGACACCATAATGTCCGTATTTGAACTCGACGCCTTTGCCTGAGAAGGAGCGAACGAAAATGCAACGAACAATGCTGAAATCAAAGCTGCACCGTGTCACCGTAACACAGGCGGAACTGCACTACGAAGGTTCCTGCGCCATTGATGATGATCTGCTTGATGCTGCTGACATCAAGGAGTACCAGCAGATCGAAATCTGGAACGTCAATAACGGCAGCCGCTTCACCACCTACGCCATCCGCGCCGAACGCGGTAGCGGCACCATTTCCGTCAATGGCGCCGCCGCCCGCCTTGCCGCTCCCGGCGACCTGCTCATCATCGCCACCTTCGCCAGCTACAACGAGATCGAACTGCAAAAGTTCGAACCCGATCTGGTCTATGTCGATGCGCGCAACCGCATCATCAACCGCAAGCACCGCATTCCCGCTCAAGCGGCCGCTTAACACGGCAAGCCGGCACAAAGCGAAAGGCCCACGAAACAGCGGGCCTTTCGCTTTTTTGTCATCTACCAGGTTTCCAGCGCCGCAACAGCAGTGAATTACTCACCACCGAAACCGAACTCGCCGCCATCGCGGCCCCCGCCACCACCGGGTTAAGCATGCCCAGCGCTGCAAGCGGAATGCCGAGCACGTTGTAGATGAAGGCGAAGAAGAGGTTCTGGCGGATCTTGCGCAGCGTTGCCCGCGACAGCATGATCGCGTCGGCAACGCTGTTGAGGTCGTTCTTCATCAAGGTGACGTCGGCGGCCTCCATGGCGACATTCGTGCCAGCGCCCATGGCGAAGCTGACATAGGCCGCCGCCAGCGCCGGCGCATCATTGATGCCGTCGCCCGCCATGCCGACGCGCCTGCCCTGCTCGCGATAACGCGCAATGACCGCCGACTTGTCGCCAGGCAGGGTTTCCGCCTCGATATGGATTATGCCGGCTTCATGCGCGACCGCTTCGGCAGTAGCGCGATTGTCACCAGTCAGCATGACCACCTCGACCCCCATCGCGGCAAGCCGCTCCACCGCCTGCCGCGAAGTGGCGCGCAGGGGATCGCGCACGCCGATCACACCAATGATGGAATTATTGCTCGCCACTGCCACGACGCTGCATGCTGAACTCTGCAACGGCTGCACCAGTGCTGTGTCGAGCGAAATACCCAAGGCATGCATATACGTTGGTGAGCCAACGCTGATTCGCCTGCCATCCACATCGCCGCTGACGCCCTGCCCCGCCTCTGCAACGACCTGACCGGGTAAAACGAGAGCCAAACCCGATACCTCCGCGCGGCGAACGATCGCCGCCGCCAGCGGATGGCTTGACGATTGCTCAAGGCTGGCCGCCAGCCGCAACAGCTCATCAGTCGATATCCCGCTTGCTGGCAGGAGATGCGTTACTTCCGGATGCCCCTCGGTCAGGGTACCGGTCTTGTCGACACAAAGCGCTTCCAGCTTTTCGGCCAGTTCCAGGGCTTCGGCATTGCGGATCAATATTCCGGCGCGGGCGCCAAGGCCGATACCGACCATGAGCGCAGTTGGCGTTGCCAACCCCAGGGCACAAGGGCAGGCAATCACCAGCACAGCAACAGCGTTGATCAGCGCAAGGGAAAGCTCATGACTATAGAACCAACCGCCAACAAAAGTCAGCGCCGCAATGGCGCACACCGTTGGAACAAACACTGCCGCAACGCGATCGACCAGTTTTTGCACCGGTGCCCGCGAGCCCTGCGCCTCTTCCACCAGGCGAATGATGCCGGCCAGCACCGTCTGCTGGCCGACGCCAGTGGCTCGAAAACGCAGCAGGCCACTGCCGTTCACCGTCGCGGCAAATACGCGGTCACCGGTCTTTTTCGCTACCGGTGCGCTTTCGCCTGTCAGCATGGCTTCGTTGACATGGGATACGCCGTCGATGATCTCTCCGTCCACCGGCACGCTTTCGCCCGGACGGACGATCAGGATATCGCCCGGAATCAGGCTGGCCACTGGCACTTCGCTCAGTTGTCCCTCTCGTTCCAACCATGCGGTTTTCGGTTGCAGGCCGATCAGTCCTTCGATCGCCGCCGAAGCCCGCGCCTTGGCCCGCGCTTCGAGAATCTTGCCGAGCAGTACCAGCGTAATGACGGCCGCCGACGCCTCGAAATAGACATGCAGATTATGCAATCCGGTAACGGTGACCACGGCGCTGAACAACCAGGCCATGCTGGTACCGAGCGCGACCAGCACGTCCATATTGCCGCTGCCGCTCTTCAGCGAATACCAGGCGCCGACGTAGAAACGGCTGCCGACCCAGAATTGCACCGGCGTCGCCAGCACAAGTTGCAGCCAGCGCGGCAGCAATTCATCATGGCTGCCGCTGCCGAACATGATGAACATCTGCCCCAGCAAAGGCAGCGTCAGCGCAGCCGACAAGATGAATACTTTCAACTCGCGTCGATAGGCAGCGAGGCGCTCGGCCTTTTCTTTTTCACGCGTATCCGGCGTTGACACCGCCGCACGGTAACGGCCGAGTTGCGCCACGGCCGCAATCAGCTTGTCAACATTGGCGTGGTCTGGCCGATAGCGGACATAAGCCTTCTCGCTGGCAAAGTTCACCACTGCCTCGACGCCGTCGACCTCATTTAGCGCCTTCCCGATTCTTGCCGCGCAGTTGGCGCAGGTCATGCCTTCGATGGCCAGTTCTACAGTTTGTGCTTCAGACATGACAGGCAATCCCTTCCCACAAACGGCCACCCAGCGTAGTCGCGTTGACCAGGCCGAATATGCCAAAGCCGAATACCAGCAGACCTGAAACGATGCGTACTGGCGCCGCCTGCATCCGGCGCCGGAAACGCGCCAGCAGCATGCCGGCCAGAAGAAGATTGGGCAGCGTACCGAGGCCAAAGGCAAGCAGCGTCAAGGCACCGCGCCAGGCGGAGCCGGTAAACAAGGCCATTGACAGCACGCCATAGACCAAACCGCAGGGCAGCCATCCCCACAGCATGCCAAGTGGAAAGGCTTGCTTGACGGAACTTACCGGCAGGAAATGACTGCTAAGCGGCTGGATACGCGGCCACAGCCATTTGCCGGCCTTCTCAACGAAAGCCGCAGCCCCCGTCACCCCGAGCAGGTAGAGTCCCATTGCGAGCAGCATCAGGTTGGCCGCGACATACAACACCATCTGCACCGGCAGCGCATGATTCAGCAGCAGGCTCAGGCTGCCCAGCTCTCCCATAACGGCGCCCGCCAGGGCATAGCTGGTCAGGCGTCCGGCGTTGTAGGTCAGATGCAGGGGCAAGGTCGGCTTCCGTTGCGGCATCTGCATCGACAACGCCGATACGATGCCACCGCACATGCCGACGCAGTGCGTACCGCTCAACAGACCGATAAAAAAAATCGCGAGAAATCCGGAATTGGACAAATGCGCCACCCTCTGGCATGCAAGGTAAAACTACGATAATCGAAACCCACCGATTTTGCTGTCGCGAAAATCAGATTATCCAGGAACAGCAGCATGTCTTTGGGATATAACAGATATTTGCCGAACACAGAACAGACGGTATCGCAAAAGGAGATGGGAACGTATAATGAGAGCGTTCGGCTGATCATGCCCAATCACAGTACGTGCTGCCAGCTACGGTTTATAGGCTGAAGCAGGAACGCATCAACAAAGCGGGCTATTGTCGGAGTAGAGATATAACGTGGCATGCTGACATCGAAGTGCTGCATCAACGCTGGGTCGAAGACCGCGCCTGAAAATGGTTATAAACCCGCATCCCAATGGTAGGCATACAAGATGCCGCAGACAAAGAAAATTCGCATTGATACAGATCAAACTGGACAAAACACAGTGCACGCCCCAATGTCGGCCATAAATCTCAATACCCTCAAAGTTGCCTGCTCGCATTGCAACTTGCGCGAGCTCTGCCTGCCCATCGAACTGACCAATCAGGAGTTAACCAAGCTGGACGCCCTGGTGGGTGCTGGACGCAAGATCAAACGCGGACAGAGCCTTTATCGTTCCGGAAATCCTTTCGAGGCCATTTACGCAGTCAGGACAGGTTTTTTCAAGACCGATGTCCTGCTTGAAGATGGTCGCGAGCAAGTTACCGGGTTTCAGATGGCCGGCGAGATCATTGGCTTGGATGGCATCTGCAGCGAAGTCCACACGTGCAACGCGATTGCTCTCGAGGACAGTGAAGTATGCGTCATACCCTTCGCCATGCTGGAGCAGTTGCAAACCGAAATTCGCGCTTTGCAGCACCATATTCACAAGGTCTTGAGCCGTGAGATCGTTCGCGACCAAAGCGTCATGATGCTTCTCGGCACCATGCGCGCCGAGGAGCGCCTTGCTACCTTCCTGCTCAATTTATCGCAACGCTTTGCCGCACGCGGCTACTCGGCAACCGAATTTCACTTGCGCATGACTCGTGACGAAATCGGTTCCTACCTTGGACTGAAATTGGAAACCGTGAGCAGAGCGCTTTCCCACTTTCATGAAGGTGGGCTGATCAACGTACAGCAAAAACATATTCGTATCCACGACCTGGAAGGAATACGGAAATTGCTGTCGCGACAAGCATCCCCCTGATCAGAGGTTTTTGTTCCCGGTCACGCCACCATAAGAAAATACAAATACCGCTTGCCAGCAGGATATTCTTGCCGTATGCTGCCAGCAGCAGTCGATTCAAGTCCGGTATTTGCTGTACGGTGGTCACCCCGCCTTCAAGGCGCTGTCTTTCCAGTCCTGCGACGTTTCTTGATTTCGTTTGCATCCGGGCATGTGCCCGGCTTTATATTTTTTCAAGGAAACTAGCATGTCAACTGGTACAGTAAAGTGGTTCAACGATGCGAAGGGTTTTGGCTTCATCACTCCCGATGACGGCGGTGAAGACCTGTTCGCGCATTTCTCCGAAATCCAGGCCAGTGGCTTCAAGTCGCTGCAAGAAGGCCAGAAAGTCAACTTCGATGTGAAGATGGGTCCGAAAGGCAAGCAGGCCGCCGCTATCAAGCCGGTATAACTCCCGACTTCGACAAAAACCGCAGCTTGGGCTGCGGTTTTTTTACGTCTGGATAATGCTGCAATCCGGCACCACACGCTGTTGCACTATAATTAGAGGTTGATTTCTGGCACCCGCTGCCTTTCCCTTCCAACCAAGTCAAGGAATCCGCATGGAACGCGAAGCGATGGAATTCGACGTAGTGATCGTTGGTGGTGGTCCCGCCGGCCTTGCTGCTGCTATTCGCCTCAAACAGCTCAACACCGACATCAACGTTTGCTTGATCGAGAAAGGCGCTGAAATCGGCGCCCACATCCTTTCCGGCGCGGTGATGGATCCCCGCGCAATCAACGAGCTGATTCCTGACTGGAAGGAAA comes from the Georgfuchsia toluolica genome and includes:
- a CDS encoding heavy metal translocating P-type ATPase, which codes for MSEAQTVELAIEGMTCANCAARIGKALNEVDGVEAVVNFASEKAYVRYRPDHANVDKLIAAVAQLGRYRAAVSTPDTREKEKAERLAAYRRELKVFILSAALTLPLLGQMFIMFGSGSHDELLPRWLQLVLATPVQFWVGSRFYVGAWYSLKSGSGNMDVLVALGTSMAWLFSAVVTVTGLHNLHVYFEASAAVITLVLLGKILEARAKARASAAIEGLIGLQPKTAWLEREGQLSEVPVASLIPGDILIVRPGESVPVDGEIIDGVSHVNEAMLTGESAPVAKKTGDRVFAATVNGSGLLRFRATGVGQQTVLAGIIRLVEEAQGSRAPVQKLVDRVAAVFVPTVCAIAALTFVGGWFYSHELSLALINAVAVLVIACPCALGLATPTALMVGIGLGARAGILIRNAEALELAEKLEALCVDKTGTLTEGHPEVTHLLPASGISTDELLRLAASLEQSSSHPLAAAIVRRAEVSGLALVLPGQVVAEAGQGVSGDVDGRRISVGSPTYMHALGISLDTALVQPLQSSACSVVAVASNNSIIGVIGVRDPLRATSRQAVERLAAMGVEVVMLTGDNRATAEAVAHEAGIIHIEAETLPGDKSAVIARYREQGRRVGMAGDGINDAPALAAAYVSFAMGAGTNVAMEAADVTLMKNDLNSVADAIMLSRATLRKIRQNLFFAFIYNVLGIPLAALGMLNPVVAGAAMAASSVSVVSNSLLLRRWKPGR
- a CDS encoding DMT family protein — its product is MPVLLQTALLLMLSNVFMTFAWYAHLKNLGGKAWWIAALASWGIALFEYLLQVPANRIGHSELSLGQLKILQEVITLTVFVPFVLLYMREPLKLDYLWAGLCILGAVYFIFRSNA
- the panD gene encoding aspartate 1-decarboxylase, coding for MQRTMLKSKLHRVTVTQAELHYEGSCAIDDDLLDAADIKEYQQIEIWNVNNGSRFTTYAIRAERGSGTISVNGAAARLAAPGDLLIIATFASYNEIELQKFEPDLVYVDARNRIINRKHRIPAQAAA
- the folK gene encoding 2-amino-4-hydroxy-6-hydroxymethyldihydropteridine diphosphokinase, with product MTRAYIALGANLGDPVATVRAAIEALRDLPHSQLLAVSSLYRTAPVGLRNQPDFINAVISVETQLDARELLDELFVIEARFGRHRSVPNAPRTLDLDLLLHGETVSHDLQLTLPHPRMHERAFVLAPLVEIAPDITIPGRGLIQIWLARCTDQQIEVLSVTA
- the pcnB gene encoding polynucleotide adenylyltransferase PcnB, encoding MIRKLLRRVFRRDVASPGRPVVIPLSRHGIRRDHVSSAARRTCEGLQQAGFKAYVVGGAVRDLIAGIEPKDYDVATNATPDQVRGLFRRSRIIGRRFQIVHVMFGPETIEVSTFRAAHDEDTLKDEHGRVLRDNVWGNIADDAARRDFTVNALYYDPAAETVIDYHHGVADLKAKTLRMIGDPKTRYREDPVRMLRAMRLSAKLGLSLDPAVRAPIREMADLIENVPPARVFDEMLKLLFSGHAVECVKRLRADGLHHGLLPLLDVILEQPLGEKFVMLSLESTDDRIRAGKTTSPGFLFATLLWHEVLANWQARKAKAETPIPALHDAMDEVLDQQGEKLAITRRIAGDIKDIWALQPRFDKRSGKSPWRLVDQPRFRAGYDFLVLRAQSGEIPQELADWWTEFQDASHERRTAMLLTDTAAKKPRRRKPRSKGNNATTNDNPVTHAGPTGDNGQ
- a CDS encoding sulfite exporter TauE/SafE family protein — translated: MAHLSNSGFLAIFFIGLLSGTHCVGMCGGIVSALSMQMPQRKPTLPLHLTYNAGRLTSYALAGAVMGELGSLSLLLNHALPVQMVLYVAANLMLLAMGLYLLGVTGAAAFVEKAGKWLWPRIQPLSSHFLPVSSVKQAFPLGMLWGWLPCGLVYGVLSMALFTGSAWRGALTLLAFGLGTLPNLLLAGMLLARFRRRMQAAPVRIVSGLLVFGFGIFGLVNATTLGGRLWEGIACHV
- the fnr gene encoding fumarate/nitrate reduction transcriptional regulator Fnr, with the protein product MPQTKKIRIDTDQTGQNTVHAPMSAINLNTLKVACSHCNLRELCLPIELTNQELTKLDALVGAGRKIKRGQSLYRSGNPFEAIYAVRTGFFKTDVLLEDGREQVTGFQMAGEIIGLDGICSEVHTCNAIALEDSEVCVIPFAMLEQLQTEIRALQHHIHKVLSREIVRDQSVMMLLGTMRAEERLATFLLNLSQRFAARGYSATEFHLRMTRDEIGSYLGLKLETVSRALSHFHEGGLINVQQKHIRIHDLEGIRKLLSRQASP
- the panB gene encoding 3-methyl-2-oxobutanoate hydroxymethyltransferase — translated: MTYLASNKPITLPEFARMKREGEKIAMLTGYDASFAALEDRCGVDVILVGDSLGNVIQGKTSTLPVTMEHMVYHTECVAHQALRPMVVSDLPFGAYHESQEQAIRNAGRLLAVGAEMVKLEGGEVMAETVHFLTARGVPVCAHIGLTPQSVHALGGYRVQGRDEAGAARMKNDALVLEQAGAALMVLEMVPAALAGEISKMLTACATIGIGAGKDCDGQVLVLYDMLGLYPGKKGRFVKDFMAEAQSIEGAVSAYVRAVKDGSFPTPEHSY
- a CDS encoding cold-shock protein, which produces MSTGTVKWFNDAKGFGFITPDDGGEDLFAHFSEIQASGFKSLQEGQKVNFDVKMGPKGKQAAAIKPV
- the panC gene encoding pantoate--beta-alanine ligase, translated to MQVHDTIAALRAARKSARRVALVPTMGNLHEGHIALMKQAREHADTVIATIFVNRLQFRPGEDFDKYPRTFQADCEKLKAAGVDHLFAPNEAEMYPEPQGYHVHPPAAQADILDGEFRPGHFVGVATVVMKLFQIAQPDVALFGKKDYQQLMILRNMARELNLPIEVIAGETIRAADGLALSSRNGYLSAKERAEAPKLFEALTKVIEKIRGGNHDFPQLERDSIEFLRSRNWLPDYVAVRKKSDLQLPTAHESGLVVLAAARLGSTRLIDNLEV